TTGTGGTGCAACCGGTTCCGCCGGCCCGCGGGGAGCAGCCGGCGTTCTGGCTGGTGCTGACCGATGACTCCGGATCGTCGACCAACGCCGAGCTGCTGACCCGGATCGCCGGTCCGGCGGCGGCACAGCTCGCCACCCGGCTGCTGTCCGACCGGCTGGAACGGGAGCGGGACGCCCGGGCCCGGATCGGCGCGCTGAACTCGATCCTGGCGGTGGGCGAGCGGCCGTCCGCCGAGTTGGTCGGGCAGCTCGGGCTGCTCGGCTGGTCCACCGACGGCTGGTGCACGGCCCTGCACCTGAGGATCGCCGGGCCGGTCGAGCGGGTCGACCCGGCCCGGATCCCGGTGCTCACCGACGCTCTCGCCTCCGTGCTGGAGCGCGTGTTCCCCGGGCCGCTGATCGAACGGCCGGACGGCTGGAGCTCGTGGACCACGACCCCGACCGAACCGCCGGCCACCTCCTACCGCCTGCTGGTGACGGACCTCCGGCGGGCGCTGCAGGAGTTCGTGACCGGCCGGGACGGCCTCCGGGTGCACGCCGGCATCGGCCGCCCGTATGCGGGCGTGGTCGGACTGCGGCAGAGCCTGGCGGAGAGCCGCGAGGCGGCGACCGTCGCGCAGGCCACCGGATCGCGCACGGCCGTGCAGCACGTCGACGAGCTCGGCGTACAAAGGATTCTCGTCGGCTGGTACACCTCCGACGAGTTCGGCGACTTCGCCCGGACCCTGCTGCGACCGATCACCGCCATCGACCCGGGGGAGGACCTGCTGCGCACGCTGGCCGTCCACCTGGACAACGAGTCGTCGCCGACCGCCACCGCCGATGTGCTCGGCGTGCACCGGAACACGGTGATCAACCGGATCGCCCGGATCCGTCAGGCGCTGCAGGTCGACCTGGACGACCCGGACCAGCGGCTCGCCGTGCAGCTGGCCTGCCGGGTGGTCGGTCTCGGCGGCTGAGCAGGTCGCGGATCGGCGGACATCGCCGGCCGGTGGGAGCCGGCGGATCGTCAGGCTCGGTGCCGCTCACCACCGCCGGCAGCGAGGAACCGGGCCCCGAGATCCCGCACCGCCGCCCGCAACTCCGGCCCATCCACCACGGTGAACGGCGAGGGCAGCACGGCCAGCTGTTCCGCGTACCAGTACGGGTTCCCGGTGGTCGCGGACAAATGGCAGCGCAGGTCGTCGACCGCCGTCAATCGGCCGAGGGAGCGGGGCAGCACCCGGCGCACCTTCTCCAGCGGGGCGTCGATGTCCACCTCCACCCGGTACTCCCAGCCCACGGCCAGGTGCTCCTCCAGCAGTCCGACCGGGTCGAGATCCGCCGGAGGAACGAAGGTCTCGTCGGTGACGGTCACCTGCTGCACCCGGTCGATGCGGTAGGCGCGCAGCGTTCCGGAGTCCGATGTGCTGCGCCCCAACAGGTACCAGCGACCGTGCCGGACCACCACCGCCCAGGCCTGCACCTGCGCGGTCCACGCGCGGCCGGCCTCGGAGCGGTAGTCGAGGTGCACCACCCGGTGCCGCTGCACCGCCTGCACCAGGGTGGTGGTGGTGCCGGCGTCCGGCCGGGCCGCCGCCCGGTCCGGCGCGGCGGTGGTGCTCTGCCGGACGACCTCCGCCGCCGCGGCCACCGGTTCCGGCAGCGCCCGGACGATCTTGGCCAGGGCGCTGCCGGCCGGGTCGGCGCGGTCCGCGGCGTCGTGGTGCCCGTCCAGCACGGCCATCACCAGGCCGAGTGCCTCACCGCCGGTGAAGACCAGCGGCGGCAGCCGGAGGCCGCGGCCCATCCGGTACCCGCCGTACGGACCACGCACCGATTCGATCGCGATGCCGGCGTCCCGCAGCACCGTCACGCAGCGGCGGGCGGCACGCTCGGAGACCTCCAGCTCGTCGGCGATCCGCTGGGCCGTCACCCCGGGATTCGCCTGGATCAGCTCGAGCGTGCGCAGGGCGCGCGCGGTCGGTCCGATGTCCTGTGCGGCGGTCACGAACACCTCCAGGTCGGATAGCGGACGCTCTACGTCCGGAACCGGACCTAGTGTGCCGCACATGGACGCCGTGGAGACCCTGGACACCCGGATCGACGAGCCCGGCCGCCGGCCGGGGGAGGCGGGGATGCTGCTGTTCGCGCTGCGCCGCTCGCGGGCGCAGTTCGCCTGGAAGGTGGGTGGGCTGGATGCCGAGCAGCTGGCCAGGCCGATGCCGCCCAGCTCGATGACCATCGGCGGGCTGGTCAAGCACCTGGCCCTGGTCGAGGAGCAGAAGATCGCGCTCGCGCTGACCGGGCGCCCGCCGGCGCCGCCGTGGGACACCCACGAGCCGGACACCGAGTGGACGTCGGCGGCCGCCGACACCCCGGAGCAGCTCTACGGCCTGTGGCGGGCGACCGTGGCCCGCGCGGAGGCCGCGCTCGCCGGGCTCACCGACGCGGACCTCGACCGGCCGGTGGCGGTCTGGCCGTGGGAGGGGGAGCCGCCGAACGTGCGGTTGCTGCTGGTCGACCTGCACGACGAGTACGCGCGACACGTCGGGCACGCGGACCTGTTCCGGGAGCGGATCGACGGCCTCACCGGTGAGGACCCGCCGCAACCGGAATGAGCCGGCGTGGACAGGCGCAACGCGGGAACCACTCCGGTCGTGATCGAACGGGACCTGACCCTGGCCGACGGCCGCACGCTGCATGTCTACGACACCGGGGAGCCGGGCGACGGCCGCACCGCGGTCGTCTGGCACCACGGCTCGCCGAACATCGGAGCACCGCCCCGTCCGTTGTTCGCCGCGGCCGATCGGCTCGGCCTGCGCTGGCTGTCCTACGACCGGCCGTCCTACGGCGGGTCCACGCCCCGTCCTGGCCGTGACATCGCCGCTGCAGCAGCGGATGTCGAGGCGCTGGTGGATGCCGCGGACGTCGGCTCGTTCGCACTGGTCGGGCACAGCGGCGGTGCCAGCCATGCGCTGGCCTCCGCGGCGCTGCTGCCGGACCGCGCGCTCGGGGTGCTGTCCATCGCCCCGATGGCGCCGCTGCAGCAGTGGCAGGCCGACGGCCTGGACTACTGGGCAGGCATGATCCCGTCCGGGGTGGACTCGTTGCAGGCCGCTGCGCAGGGTGCCGCGGCCAAGGAGGCCTACGAGGCGTCCGGCGCCGACTACGACCCGGGGTTCACCGCGGCGGACATGGACACCTTCCGCAGCGACTGGGCCTGGCTCGACGAGGTGGTCGGGCCCGGCACCGCGAACGGACCCGGCGGGCTGATCGCCGACGACCTGGCCTACGTCGGTGACTGGGGCTTCGACGTCGCCGACATCCGTTGCCCGGTCCTGGTCCTCACCGGCGGGCAGGACCGGATCGCACCCGCCGCGCACGGCGGCTGGATCGCGGACCGGGCGCCGCAGGGCGAGCAGCAGCACCACCCGGAGGACGGCCACCTCTCCGTGCTCCGCCACGCGGAGGCGGCGCTGGAGCTGCTGGCCGGCCGGATCCGCTGAGCGTCACCGGCGAGGCCGGTCAGACCCCGCTGCGCCAGAGGTTCACGTGCAGCAGGTCGAGGTACCGGCCGTACGGGGTGCCGCTGCGCCACTGGTTCGCGGTTTCCACCGCGGTGCCCTCGCCCCACTCGTTGTAGCTGGTGACCAACTGCCACGGCACCCGGGAGCCGACCATCTGCTTGATCGCCAGGTCCCAGGACCGGGGGTCGCGGGCCAGGATCGGCGACGAGCTGTTGGTGTGCCAGAAGCCGGGCGACACGGCGGCGGAGTTGCCCGGGACGGTGACGATGCGGTGCACCGGGCCGTACTCGTGCCAGGCCCGCGGCTTGTAGGGGCAGCCGGTGTAGCCCGGAAAGACCTTGAACACCAGGTAGAACCGGGACTGGTTGGCC
This region of Nakamurella alba genomic DNA includes:
- a CDS encoding helix-turn-helix domain-containing protein, translated to MAQEPEPTSRVGVRDVLGLPGLTGAELLGGAPALDRRLSRVRLVPHTWTGAADLSGAAYVLDGHRLHRDTFVVDTTLRRMEEAGAALLVVVAPAQPIGLSAGRLADKLGLALVRIDGDVLEVADGMRDLVEAPLRTVARLLLEALDAVARTGPGIADVLGTLDRALAARSSLVGSEGEVVAGAPLDPPVPGRDRLAVPVRSTTGTGTLVVQPVPPARGEQPAFWLVLTDDSGSSTNAELLTRIAGPAAAQLATRLLSDRLERERDARARIGALNSILAVGERPSAELVGQLGLLGWSTDGWCTALHLRIAGPVERVDPARIPVLTDALASVLERVFPGPLIERPDGWSSWTTTPTEPPATSYRLLVTDLRRALQEFVTGRDGLRVHAGIGRPYAGVVGLRQSLAESREAATVAQATGSRTAVQHVDELGVQRILVGWYTSDEFGDFARTLLRPITAIDPGEDLLRTLAVHLDNESSPTATADVLGVHRNTVINRIARIRQALQVDLDDPDQRLAVQLACRVVGLGG
- a CDS encoding helix-turn-helix transcriptional regulator: MTAAQDIGPTARALRTLELIQANPGVTAQRIADELEVSERAARRCVTVLRDAGIAIESVRGPYGGYRMGRGLRLPPLVFTGGEALGLVMAVLDGHHDAADRADPAGSALAKIVRALPEPVAAAAEVVRQSTTAAPDRAAARPDAGTTTTLVQAVQRHRVVHLDYRSEAGRAWTAQVQAWAVVVRHGRWYLLGRSTSDSGTLRAYRIDRVQQVTVTDETFVPPADLDPVGLLEEHLAVGWEYRVEVDIDAPLEKVRRVLPRSLGRLTAVDDLRCHLSATTGNPYWYAEQLAVLPSPFTVVDGPELRAAVRDLGARFLAAGGGERHRA
- a CDS encoding DinB family protein gives rise to the protein MDAVETLDTRIDEPGRRPGEAGMLLFALRRSRAQFAWKVGGLDAEQLARPMPPSSMTIGGLVKHLALVEEQKIALALTGRPPAPPWDTHEPDTEWTSAAADTPEQLYGLWRATVARAEAALAGLTDADLDRPVAVWPWEGEPPNVRLLLVDLHDEYARHVGHADLFRERIDGLTGEDPPQPE
- a CDS encoding alpha/beta fold hydrolase; translated protein: MDRRNAGTTPVVIERDLTLADGRTLHVYDTGEPGDGRTAVVWHHGSPNIGAPPRPLFAAADRLGLRWLSYDRPSYGGSTPRPGRDIAAAAADVEALVDAADVGSFALVGHSGGASHALASAALLPDRALGVLSIAPMAPLQQWQADGLDYWAGMIPSGVDSLQAAAQGAAAKEAYEASGADYDPGFTAADMDTFRSDWAWLDEVVGPGTANGPGGLIADDLAYVGDWGFDVADIRCPVLVLTGGQDRIAPAAHGGWIADRAPQGEQQHHPEDGHLSVLRHAEAALELLAGRIR